A genomic region of Denticeps clupeoides chromosome 9, fDenClu1.1, whole genome shotgun sequence contains the following coding sequences:
- the arsh gene encoding arylsulfatase D isoform X1 — MCGRETKICNTSSMDLPVTRPSLLGLLILTASAQCCVGSPGEATPNFVLMMVDDLGIGDVGCYGNDTVRTPNIDKLARGGVKLTQHIAAAPLCTPSRTAFMTGRYPLRSGLGAKGRVQVILFLAGSGGLPPNETTFAKVLQTRGYATGLVGKWHLGVNCESRDDHCHHPNNHGFDYFYGLPFTLYDDCKPGGKPDILGDVQGKLWHLSLVAAVAFLTLVSVRVTGLFEVGKKTIGALALLWLASFSVWYVPFKLLGTWNCILMRNRDVVEQPMNLETLTGRLVSEAERFVERNQHKPFLLFLSLAHVHTPLFKSKGFAGKSRNGLYGDNVEEADWMMGRVVDVIEKLNLSERTLIYFTSDHGGHIESSEASGGWNGIYRGGKAMGGWEGGIRVPGIFHWPGRLPAGKVIEEPTSLMDVYPTLVNLAGGELPKDRILDGHDLLPLLEGRSRRSEHEFMFHYCGMYLNAARWHPHNSNAIFKVHFFTPNFSPPGAGGCYETKHCMCHGGYVTYHNPPLMFNLAEDPSERTALTAETEPRYTEVLRQISQAVEEHRKTLQPVPNQLSWGNVLWKPWLQPCCGTFPFCSCSEARGSSGPAG; from the exons ATGTGTGGCAGGGAGACTAAGATTTGCAACACGTCGTCGATGGACCTTCCAGTTACACG GCCCTCTTTATTGGGGCTGCTGATCCTCACTGCCTCGGCCCAGTGCTGTGTAGGGAGTCCAGGTGAGGCCACACCCAACTTTGTCCTCATGATGGTGGATGATTTAGGAATAGGTGACGTCGGCTGCTATGGAAACGACACCGTAAG GACCCCGAACATCGATAAACTCGCCCGGGGTGGAGTGAAGCTCACCCAGCACATCGCCGCGGCACCGCTCTGCACGCCCAGCAGGACCGCGTTCATGACTGGACGGTACCCCCTGCGCTCAG GGCTCGGCGCCAAGGGGAGAGTGCAGGTGATCCTGTTTCTGGCTGGTTCTGGTGGACTTCCTCCCAACGAAACGACTTTCGCCAAGGTTCTGCAGACGCGGGGCTACGCGACTGGCCTTGTAG gCAAATGGCACTTGGGGGTGAACTGCGAGAGCAGGGACGATCACTGCCACCATCCCAACAACCACGGCTTTGACTATTTTTACGGGCTTCCTTTTACGCTCTACGATGACTGCAAGCCGGGAGGAAAGCCGGACATCCTGGGGGACGTGCAGGGGAAGCTGTGGCATTTGTCGCTGGTGGCGGCCGTGGCTTTTCTCACGCTGGTGTCCGTGCGGGTCACTGGCCTTTTTGAGGTGGGCAAGAAGACCATTGGGGCCCTGGCTCTTCTCTGGCTGGCGAGCTTCAGCGTGTGGTACGTGCCGTTCAAGCTGCTGGGGACGTGGAACTGCATCCTCATGAGGAACCGTGACGTGGTGGAGCAGCCCATGAACCTGGAAACGCTGACTGGGCGGCTCGTGAGCGAAGCGGAGCGGTTCGTTGAGAG AAACCAGCACAAGCCTTTCTTGCTCTTCCTTTCACTGGCTCATGTGCACACGCCACTCTTCAAATCAAAAGGCTTTGCTGGAAAAAGTCGAAATGGTCTGTATGGGGACAATGTGGAGGAGGCTGACTGGATGATGG GCCGTGTGGTTGACGTCATCGAAAAGCTAAACCTGTCAGAGCGGACCttgatttactttacttcaGATCACGGCGGCCACATCGAGAGTTCCGAGGCTTCGGGGGGCTGGAATGGAATCTACCGAG GGGGAAAAGCCATGGGTGGTTGGGAAGGGGGCATCCGTGTCCCTGGAATATTCCACTGGCCTGGTCGGCTGCCAGCTGGGAAGGTGATCGAAGAGCCAACGAGCCTAATGGACGTGTATCCCACACTGGTCAACCTGGCAGGCGGAGAGCTTCCCAAGGACCG AATTTTGGACGGCCATGATTTGCTACCGCTGTTGGAGGGCCGAAGCCGGCGATCGGAGCATGAATTCATGTTCCATTACTGTGGGATGTATTTAAATGCTGCGCGCTGGCATCCACACAACA GTAATGCTATCTTCAAGGTCCATTTCTTCACCCCAAATTTCTCACCCCCTGGGGCCGGAGGCTGCTATGAAACCAAACACTGCATGTGCCACGGTGGGTATGTCACCTACCACAACCCGCCACTGATGTTCAACTTGGCCGAAGACCCGTCAGAGCGGACGGCCCTCACTGCTGAAACAGAACCTCGCTACACCGAGGTCCTGCGGCAGATCAGCCAGGCAGTGGAGGAGCACCGCAAGACCCTCCAGCCCGTCCCAAACCAGCTGAGCTGGGGAAATGTCCTGTGGAAGCCCTGGCTCCAGCCCTGCTGCGGGACCTTCCCCTTCTGCTCTTGTTCCGAAGCCAGAGGAAGCTCAGGACCTGCAGGATAA
- the arsh gene encoding arylsulfatase D isoform X2: MDLPVTRPSLLGLLILTASAQCCVGSPGEATPNFVLMMVDDLGIGDVGCYGNDTVRTPNIDKLARGGVKLTQHIAAAPLCTPSRTAFMTGRYPLRSGLGAKGRVQVILFLAGSGGLPPNETTFAKVLQTRGYATGLVGKWHLGVNCESRDDHCHHPNNHGFDYFYGLPFTLYDDCKPGGKPDILGDVQGKLWHLSLVAAVAFLTLVSVRVTGLFEVGKKTIGALALLWLASFSVWYVPFKLLGTWNCILMRNRDVVEQPMNLETLTGRLVSEAERFVERNQHKPFLLFLSLAHVHTPLFKSKGFAGKSRNGLYGDNVEEADWMMGRVVDVIEKLNLSERTLIYFTSDHGGHIESSEASGGWNGIYRGGKAMGGWEGGIRVPGIFHWPGRLPAGKVIEEPTSLMDVYPTLVNLAGGELPKDRILDGHDLLPLLEGRSRRSEHEFMFHYCGMYLNAARWHPHNSNAIFKVHFFTPNFSPPGAGGCYETKHCMCHGGYVTYHNPPLMFNLAEDPSERTALTAETEPRYTEVLRQISQAVEEHRKTLQPVPNQLSWGNVLWKPWLQPCCGTFPFCSCSEARGSSGPAG; encoded by the exons ATGGACCTTCCAGTTACACG GCCCTCTTTATTGGGGCTGCTGATCCTCACTGCCTCGGCCCAGTGCTGTGTAGGGAGTCCAGGTGAGGCCACACCCAACTTTGTCCTCATGATGGTGGATGATTTAGGAATAGGTGACGTCGGCTGCTATGGAAACGACACCGTAAG GACCCCGAACATCGATAAACTCGCCCGGGGTGGAGTGAAGCTCACCCAGCACATCGCCGCGGCACCGCTCTGCACGCCCAGCAGGACCGCGTTCATGACTGGACGGTACCCCCTGCGCTCAG GGCTCGGCGCCAAGGGGAGAGTGCAGGTGATCCTGTTTCTGGCTGGTTCTGGTGGACTTCCTCCCAACGAAACGACTTTCGCCAAGGTTCTGCAGACGCGGGGCTACGCGACTGGCCTTGTAG gCAAATGGCACTTGGGGGTGAACTGCGAGAGCAGGGACGATCACTGCCACCATCCCAACAACCACGGCTTTGACTATTTTTACGGGCTTCCTTTTACGCTCTACGATGACTGCAAGCCGGGAGGAAAGCCGGACATCCTGGGGGACGTGCAGGGGAAGCTGTGGCATTTGTCGCTGGTGGCGGCCGTGGCTTTTCTCACGCTGGTGTCCGTGCGGGTCACTGGCCTTTTTGAGGTGGGCAAGAAGACCATTGGGGCCCTGGCTCTTCTCTGGCTGGCGAGCTTCAGCGTGTGGTACGTGCCGTTCAAGCTGCTGGGGACGTGGAACTGCATCCTCATGAGGAACCGTGACGTGGTGGAGCAGCCCATGAACCTGGAAACGCTGACTGGGCGGCTCGTGAGCGAAGCGGAGCGGTTCGTTGAGAG AAACCAGCACAAGCCTTTCTTGCTCTTCCTTTCACTGGCTCATGTGCACACGCCACTCTTCAAATCAAAAGGCTTTGCTGGAAAAAGTCGAAATGGTCTGTATGGGGACAATGTGGAGGAGGCTGACTGGATGATGG GCCGTGTGGTTGACGTCATCGAAAAGCTAAACCTGTCAGAGCGGACCttgatttactttacttcaGATCACGGCGGCCACATCGAGAGTTCCGAGGCTTCGGGGGGCTGGAATGGAATCTACCGAG GGGGAAAAGCCATGGGTGGTTGGGAAGGGGGCATCCGTGTCCCTGGAATATTCCACTGGCCTGGTCGGCTGCCAGCTGGGAAGGTGATCGAAGAGCCAACGAGCCTAATGGACGTGTATCCCACACTGGTCAACCTGGCAGGCGGAGAGCTTCCCAAGGACCG AATTTTGGACGGCCATGATTTGCTACCGCTGTTGGAGGGCCGAAGCCGGCGATCGGAGCATGAATTCATGTTCCATTACTGTGGGATGTATTTAAATGCTGCGCGCTGGCATCCACACAACA GTAATGCTATCTTCAAGGTCCATTTCTTCACCCCAAATTTCTCACCCCCTGGGGCCGGAGGCTGCTATGAAACCAAACACTGCATGTGCCACGGTGGGTATGTCACCTACCACAACCCGCCACTGATGTTCAACTTGGCCGAAGACCCGTCAGAGCGGACGGCCCTCACTGCTGAAACAGAACCTCGCTACACCGAGGTCCTGCGGCAGATCAGCCAGGCAGTGGAGGAGCACCGCAAGACCCTCCAGCCCGTCCCAAACCAGCTGAGCTGGGGAAATGTCCTGTGGAAGCCCTGGCTCCAGCCCTGCTGCGGGACCTTCCCCTTCTGCTCTTGTTCCGAAGCCAGAGGAAGCTCAGGACCTGCAGGATAA